The following DNA comes from Armatimonadota bacterium.
GAGGCGGATCTCCTGGGGCGGCTGGGTGGGGATGAGTTCGGGGTTCTCCTCTACCCCGCGGATGAGGCAAGGGCCTGGACCGTCGCAGAGCGGATCGTGCGGGCGGTGCGGGAGTGGGCGCAGGCGGAGCTCGATGCCCGCCTACGGATCACCTGCAGCTGCGGCATCGCCCTTTTCCCGGACCACGCCCCCACCGCGGACGGCCTCCTCACCGCCGCGGACGCCGCCATGTACGCGGTGAAGGTCCGGGGCGGGGATGGGGTGGCGGTGTTCGCCCAGGAGAACCCGGTTTTCACCGGCCCCCTCTGGAAGGACTCTGAGCCACAAAGCCCCCCTCCCTGAGCCCGCTCCCCTCGATGAACTGAGGCTCACCCCCTCGGAGAGTCGGGTCGGACTCTTTAGCGCGCGGTGGGCGCGGTCTACTTCCGGACGAGGAAGGGGGCGTGAGGGGCAGGTGCTTCACGGCCTGCGGGAGGGGAGGAGGAGGCGGAAGGGACGTGGGGGTGGTACGGTTCAGGATTGCAGACGGCTTTGGGGTGGCATGAGGAGCCTGCGACCCCCGGAGGATGTCCGGAAGGCCCGCCATGGGTCCTCCTTCCTTCGTCTCCACCTGCGGCTCCCGTGAGGATCGGGCCACCAGGGTGACCTTCCCGGAGTGCTGGGCCAGCACGACCCGGGGGACCGAGGAAGCCGGCACCTCCAGGGTCACCGCCACGGTGCCCGGCACACTCGGTTCCTGTCCTGTGGACCGGTCCACCCGGATCACCCTGGCTCCCCGGACAAGAACCCGGGTGACCGGGGAGGGCCGCGTGAAGGTGCCGAGCACGTCCACCCGATCCCCCGGGAGAAGCCGGCCCATGACCGCGTCCGTGGCGGGCACCACCACGGTGACTGCCTGCATCCCCTCCTCCACGGAGCCTGCCACGTCCACCACTCCTCCGGGTCGCTGGAGGGCGTCCGTGGTGAGGATCTCTCCGGGCGCGATGGGGCGCCTCGCTGCCATGCCCGCGACCTCCTCGAACCCCGAGACCGCGTTCGGAGGCACCCGGTCGCGCGGCAACCGCTCCTGCCGCACGGCTTGAGGAAGGATTGCTTCACCCGGGGAGATCCCGGATGCTGCCACGAGCACCTGAGCCTCTGTGGGCGGTTCGTGGGCCGGCGAGGCCAGCATCCACACCCCGGCTGCCGAGAGGGCCAACACGAGGCCCGAGAGGGCCATCCCTGCGGGCACCAGCACCTTGTCCAGCAGGGGGCCGAGTCCGTCGGTCCGCCTGGGCACCGGCTTCACCTTTCCGCCTTCCCGCTTCGCCCCATCCAAACCCATCCTCACTGCCCTCCGGGTTGGGAGTCCTTCCAGGGCCGGATCTGGGCGATCACCCTCCCGTCCACGTACACGAGGATCACGCACGGCCCCGGGCAGGAGACGGGTACCCGCACAGAGGTCGCGCCCCGGTGCTCTGCCTCGTACAGCACCCGGGAGCCTTCTCCCTCTGCCACCACCACCCGAACCCGGGCCGTCCGGCCTACCTCGAGTTCTATCTCCCCGGTTCCCGCACGGCCCCCGGGCCTCCAGGCCACCCTTTCCCCCAAGCCCTCCCCGGGCCTGCCCGCCGAATCGGAGGGGGGACGAGGTTGGCCCAGGGGGAGAGCAGGTGCCTGCTCTACGGCCCGGGCCGCGGCATCCGCGAGCCTCACTCCCGAGCCCTCCAGGGCCGCCCGGAGCTTCGAGAGGGCTTCTGACCGGCTCTGCCACCCGAACACCACCACGCCCTCATATATCCCAACACCTCCCTCCTGCCCGACCCGATACAGCTCCCCCCTGCCGTAGACGCCCTCGAAGGCTCCAGCCCCGGCCGCGGGATCCATCTCCATCTGCAGCCGCTCTCCCTCCCCCCACACCCGCAGGAGGATCCTCCCCGCGGGCAACCGGACCTCCAGGGTCCCTTCCGGAGGGCCCTGCTTTGTCATCATCACGTACCGCTGCCGCATGGCTAACCGCCCCGACGCCTGCATTCCCAGGAGTTCCACCGTGGCCTCGTGCTCATAGATCAGGGTGGCCGGCAGCACCGGGAGCCCGATCAGCAAAATCGAGACCGCGGAGGGCGCCCAGGCCTCCGACCAGTTGGTCCCCGTATACCGGAGGCGGAGCCGTACCAACAGGCCAAGCCCTTGCCCAGGGGGCACCACGTCCTCTTGGGCCCGGGCCTCCGGTTGGGGAGAGGGTTGCACAACCGGTGCCGCAGGCGGGGAGGCCGTGGGTTGAGGGAGCGGGACCGGCGTGGGAGTGGGGGGTGGAGGTTGCGGGCTTGGAGGAGGGGCGAGAGGCCTCTGGGCCCGCGGCCGATGGGTAGCCGCAGCGCTCGGGGTCTTCTGGGGCGGGGAGGTCCGGGGGGCAGCAGGCCGGGGCGGAGCGATCTCTACCACGTCCGCGGTGCGGCGGCGGCCCACCTTCACCCAGAACACCAGGAGTTGTCCCCCCACCCGCACATGGAGGTTCGTGGCGCCGGCCCGTCCCACCGCGTACAGGGCCACGGTTCCCTCCCGGGCCCGCACCCACGCCCGCACCACCCGCTGGTTTCCCACCGCGATGTACTCCACGGGGCGTGGGAAAAGCAAAAACAGCGTGTAGCCGGGCTGGACCGTAAGAGGGACGCGCTGGCCGGGCGAAATGGCGAGCCTGAGCCGGGCCGGAGGCTCCGGGGGCGGGGCGGCCAGCACGGGAATGGCCAGCAAGAACGCGGCAACCACGGCCGCGGCCCGGAGGCCGGTGCGCCGGTTTCTCAGCCCTCCCATGGCGGTCCCCTCACGGGGTGGTGTACGTCACCTGCAGGGAGGGGGCGAAGAACTGCTCAAGGTCGTCAGCACCGCCGGGGGTCGGGATCACCGCGAAACGGAAACGAATCCCGATGTGGCTCCGGGAGAGCTGAGCCCGCACGAGGCTCGTGGCGTCGAAGGAGAAGGAAACCGGTGCAAGCGCCTGCACTCCCCCGAAGACCGCGATCGCGGAGGCAAGGGGAGAAGCGAGGTAGTCGTCCGGAGCCAGGATCCCGGGGGAGGAATCATCGAGCCAGGCCACCCCATCGGCCCAGAGGTTGTTTCCGGCACCCCATGGATTGCCAGTGACCGTCTGCCGCTGGCCGGTATAGACCGCGCTCACCACGTTCGCCCCGGGAACCTGGAGCTCCGGAGGGACCCGGAAGGCAACAAAGGCCGCGGCAAGGGCGTTCGCCCCCCCGCACGGGTTCTGCCCCGCAGCGTCAAAATCCTCTCCCGCCATCATCACAGGGGAGACCGCTCCGTTGCTGCACACTGTTCCCGCCACCACGGGCCCAAGCACCACGGTGACAGGGGCAGAGGGAGCCCGGGTGGTGAACCGCCACGTGTACGGCTGCAGCAGGACCCGGCCGTCTACGGCTTCCACCCCCGGCTCCACGGTCACCGTGTAGGAGGTGCTGTTCGCGAGCCGCAGCCCACTCAGCCGCACGCCCTGCCCGCCGGAGGTGAGGGTGCAGGAAGTTGGGCCCGCGAGGGGAGGGGGGTCGATGCTGATGGACAGGCACGCGGTGGTGCGTCGGATGATGTCGCTGAAGAGCACCACGATCTCCGTGAGCGGAGAAACTCCCGTCTCCCCGTCCCGAGGTACCGTGGAAACCACCTGAAGGAAGGGTGGGGGAGCCGGGGTGATGGGAGAGGCGGTGGGGGTTGGGGTGGGTGCGGGGGGCGGATTCGTCGCCGCCAGAAGCGGCAGGAGCCCACACCCAGACGTCAGGAGAACCGCAAGCAGGGCCAGGGAAAGCCTTCCGGTGCGGTGCACCTCGCCCCCTTGAACCTTTTTACGGTTATCGTCCGAAATCTTACGAGTGACCCCGGCGTGCGTCAAGCGGACCGCATCCGACGCCGCACCCGTGCGGAGGGGATCCCCGCCAGTTCCCGGTACTTGGTCACCGTCCGCCGCGCCAGGCAATACCCTTCCGCCCGCAGCCGCGCCACCAGATCCTCGTCCGTGAGGGGCCGGTCCAGGGGCTCTGCGGCCACCAGTTCCCGGATCCGCTCCCGCACGGGGAGGCTTGCGTCGAAGAACACCTCGAAGGAGACCACGCGACCATCGGGCATCTGCACGAACTTGCCCGTAACCGCCCGGCTCACCGTGGATTCACAAACTCCCAGTTCCCGAGCCACCTGCGTGAGGGTGAGGGGGCGGAGGTACCGGGGGCCGTGGTCGAGGAATGCCCGCTGGTAGCGGGCGAGGAACTCCGCACACCGGTAGAGCATGGTGTTGCGCCGGCGCACCGCCTCGATAAAGAGCCGGCCCCGGCGCAGGTGAGCCCGCAGCCGATCCCGCTCTTCAGGCGTGAGGTTCGCGGCCAGGAGCGCCCGCCGCACGAGGGGGTTAATGCGGAGGGTGAGGGCACCGCTGGCCACGAGTTCCACCCGGTAGCCCTCCTCCGTGCGGGTGATCACCACGTCCGGAACCGCCAGTTCCTCAGGCCGTACCTCGCGCCCCTCATGCTCCGCGTGGAAGGCCTCCGCGGGCGCGGGAACCGTGTGGGTCCGCAGGTAGCGAAGGATCTCGTGCACGGTCTCCGGCCGCACCCCCAATCGCGCGGCCACCGCCTCGTGCCGCCCCCGGGCCAGATCCTCCAGGTGGTGAGCCACCAGGGCCTCGGCCAGCCCGCGGAGCGGGTGGTCCGGAAGCCGCTCCAGTTGCAGCAGCAGGCACTCCCGCAGGTCCCGGGCCCCGACGCCCGCGGGCTCCAGGGCCTGCACGGCCCGCAGGGCCTGCTCCGCGAGCGCCTCGGGGATCCCGAGCTCCGCGGCCACGTACCGGAGCTCCCCGTCGAGGTAGCCCCGGGGATCCAGGTAGCCCAGCAGGTGCAGGGCCACCCGTTGGATCTTCGGGTCCCGCACGCTCACCCGCAGCTGTGCCTCCAGGTGGTCCAGGAGGTTCGTGGGCGCCCGGGCAAACTCCAGGGGGGATGGACGTTCCTCCCGGGCGCCCGGATCCCTCCGCTCCCACCCGAACCGGGCCGAGCCGCCCAGGAGGCTGTAGCCGCACCGGCCGCACGAGATGCCCTCCGCTTCCATGCCACACTGGGGGCAGATCCACGGCACCCGCTCCAGCACCGGGTTCTCCGAGAGCTCCTGCTCCACCCGACTCACCAGCTCCTGAAGGGAGAGGGGCAGGATGGCGTTCGCCGCGAGCACCACTTGCAGGGCTCGGGCCTCAGGCTGAACCACCGCTACGGGTGCGAGCTCCAGGCTGACCATACCTTCCTCCGCTACCGAAGGGCCCTCCGGATGGCCTCCACCAGGCGTGCCTGATCGAAGGGCTTTACTACGAAGTCCCGGGCACCCGCCTGGATGGCCTCCACCACCAGGGCCTGCTGTCCCATGGCGCTCACCATGACGATGCGGGCCGCGGGATCCCGGCGCAGGATCTCCCGCACCGCCCGCACTCCATCCATCTCCGGCATGGTGATGTCCATGGTGACCACGTCGGGTTTGGTCTCCTCGTACCGCTCGATGGCTTCCAAGCCGTTGCTGGCCTCCCCCACCACCTGGAAACCACTGTTGGTGAGGACCTCGCGGAGCATGGCCCGCATGAAGGCCGCGTCGTCCACTACCAGGACCCTAGCCGACATGCGCCAGTTCCTCCTCTCGTACCGCGAGGCGCACCAACCGCGCGGGGTCCAGGATGAGGGCCACCCGCCCGTCCCCTAGGATGGTGGCCCCCAGCACCCCGGGCACCTCGCCGAGGTAGTTCCCCAAGGGTTTCACCACGACCTCCCCCTCGCCCACCACCCCGTCCACCCACAGCCCCACCCGCCGCCGGCCGAAGCTCACCACCACGCACAGGAGCCGGTCTGGGTCCGGAGGTACGGGAAGATCCAGGATCTCGTGCACGGACACCAGGGGGAGCACCGAACCCCGCAGCACCGTGGTGCGGCACGCACCCACCCGGTGTACCCGGGAGGCCGGGATCTCCACGATCTCGTGCACCGACGAGATGGGGACCACATAGCGCTCCCCCCCGCAGGTCACCGTCACAGCCCGCACGATGGCCAGGGTGAGGGGAAGCCGCAGGAGGAATCGGGTGCCCCGGCTCCGCTCCGTCTCCACCTCCAGGCTTCCGCCCACCGCCTGCACGCCAGCCCGCACCGCATCCATGCCCACGCCCCGGCCGGAGACGTCCGTGACCACCGCGGCGGTGCTGAGCCCCGGGTGGAAGATGAGTTCCACCGCCTCCCGCTCCGTCAGGCGCGCGGCGGCCTCTGGGCTGAGGATGCGCAGCTCCACGGCCCGGCGGCGCACCCGATCCGTGTCGATCCCCCGACCATCGTCCTCCACCACCACCACGATCCCGTCCTCCTGGTAGGCCGCCAGGCGCAGCCGGCCCGTCCGCGGCTTTCCGAGCCGCTCCCGCTCCTCCGGGGACTCGATGCCGTGGTCCACCGCGTTGCGCACGAGGTGCATGAGCGGGCCGCCGATCTGCTCCAGGATGGACCGGTCCAGCTCTACGTCCTGCCCCTCCAGCACCACCTCCACCTCCTTGCCGGACCGTCGTGCCAGGTCCCGCACGTACCGGGGGAAGCGGCTGAAGAGGTGCTCCATGGGCAGCATGCGGGTCTTGAGCACCTGGGCCTGCAGGTCCGTGGCCACGCGGCCCAGGTGAGCCGTGGCGTCCAGGATCTCCTCTAGGAGGCCGTGGGCCCTCTCGCCCGCGCGCAGTCGGTGGGCGATCTGCTGGAACCGGATGCGATCCACCACCAGTTCCCCCACCAGGTTCATGATCCGGTCCAACCGCTCCACATCCACCCGCACGGTGCGCAGGGCGGCCCGCCGGCTCACCTCCGGATCCTGCAGGAGCTTGCCCCGAGCCTGCGGGCCCAGATCCAGCCACCGTTCGTCCCGCGGGGCCTCCGAAGCGGGCAGGACCCGTACGGATTCCACGTCTGCGCCCGAGAGGAGCTCCAGGAGGACCTCTGGCTCCCGCACCCGGGCCCGGCAGCTCAGCTCCAGATCCAAGGCCCCCCCACGGATCTCCTCCTCGGAGGGCACCACCTGTTCGACCTCGCCTTCCCGGCGAAGTATCTGCAGCAGGGCGAGTGCCCGGGCTGCCCGCATGGGGCAGTCCTCCCGCAGCCGGATCCGCACCTCCACGGGGTGGAGCGTCTCCGCGGAGGCTCCCTCCTGCCAGGCCTCCAACTGCCGCACCAGCTCCCCCACCTCCGTGCGCTCCTCGCCTGTCTCCGCCACCTCCTGCCGCAGGGATCGGAGCGCATCCACGCACGCGAGCAGGAGGTCCGCCAAGCCCTCCGCGCTCCGGCGTCCCCCTCGCAGCGCGTCCAGCACCTCCTCCATGCGGTGCGTGAGTTCCGCCATGCGTCGGAACCCGAGCGCCGCCGCACTTCCCTTGAGGGTGTGGGCGCTGCGAAAGAGGCTCTGCACGAGCCCTGCATCCGCGCCCTCGCGCTCCAGCTGCAGCACCCCCTCCTCCAGGATCTGCAGGTGCTCCTCTGCCTCCGCGAGGAAGGTGGGGAGGAGCTTAGCGAGGTGCACCGTCCCCCTCCGGGTGCGTAAGGGCGGGCTCGAGGTCCCGCAGGGCCTGCTGCTCAGCGATCTCCAGTACCCGGTGCAGGTCCAGCAGGAGGATGAGCCCCTCCCCGTGCTTGGCGACGCCCCGAAGGAACGCCACCTGGCCTGTGGCCAGCAGCTCCTCCGGGGGCACCACGCTGCGAGCGGGAATCCGCAACACCTCCAGCACCGCGTCCACCACCACGCCCACCCGGCTTCCGTTCATCTCCACCACCACGATGCGGGTCGCGCCGTCCCGCTCCCCCGCGGGGAGCCCGAACCGCCGCCGCAGGTCCAGCACGGGGATCACCTGCCCCCGGAGGTTGATGACCCCCTCTACGAACTCGGGTGCCCGGGGGATGCGGGTCACCTCCTGCATCCGGATGATCTCGTGCACGTGCTCGATGGCGAAGCCGTACCGCTCCCGGTCGAGCCGCACCACCACCAGGTGCTGCTCCAGCTCACCCGTGGCTTTCCGGTCCACCGCACTCACCTCCCTGACTCCAGCTCCACGCGGACCTCGCCGCTTTGGAGGGCCTCCACGAAGACATCCACCACCTCCGGATCGAACTGCCGTTCCCGCTGGGCCCGCAGCTCCTCCATCGCGGCCTCCACGGGAACCGGGGGGCGGTAGATGCGGCCCGCGGTCATCACCTCGAAGGCGTCCACCACGGCCAGGATGCGGGCCCCCACCGGGATCTCCTTTCCCGCAAGCCCCATGGGGTATCCGCGGCCGTCCCACCGTTCGTGGTGGTGCAGGACCCAGCGCACCACGTCCTCCCCGAATCCCGCCGCGGAGAGGATCTCCGCGCCCATCACCGTGTGCCGCTTGACGACCTCGTACTCCTCCGGGGTGAGGGGTCCGGGCTTGAGCAGGATGGCGTCGCGGATGCCGATCTTGCCCACATCGTGCAGCATCCCCGCCACCCGCAACTCCTGCAGGCTGAGCTCCGAAAACCCCAACCGCCGGCCCACGGCCACCGCGTAGCACGCGAGCCGTTCACTGTGCCCCCGCAGGGTGGCCTCATGGAGCTCACAGGCATAGGCCAGGGCGTTCACGAGGCTCTGGTTCGCCTGCTGGACCCGGCGCACGAGATCCACCTGGAGGAGCGGAAGAGCCCCCAGCACACCCAGCAGGTTCAACAGCTCCCGGTGCACGGGGCCGAAGGGTTCGCGGGACCGGGTTCGGAAGACGGTGAGGGCTCCCAGGGTACGGCCCGCGGTGGCCAGCGTCGCGGTAAGCACCTCCCCCGAGTCCTCTGCGGGTAGGCGCGCATGGGTCAGGCGGTCGGGCAGGAGCGTCCACAGGTGTTCCGCCAGCGAGCCGCCCGCCTGCTGCACCGTGGCCACCACCAGGTCCTGGGCCTGCGGGTTCAGGGTCACCACCGCGGCCCGATCCGCGCCCAGGCTGTGCCGGGCGATCTCCACCAGCCGCCGCAGCACCTCCTCCGGGCTGCCGTCTGCGGGCACCAGCTCCCGCAACCGCTGGAGCGGCCGCAGCACCGCAAGCTGCAGCTCTTCCCGGAAGATCCGGTGAGCGCGCACCGCGGAGTGTACCTCCTCCGCGAGAGCCTCGCCCGTAACAGGCGGTGCCAGCAGGGCCCGCGCGCCCTGTCGCACCGCCTCTGGCATCCGCGCGGGCGGGGCCACGGCCACCACGGGGAGGTGCGGGTACGTCCGGGCGAGCACGGCCACGGCCTCCAGGCCCTCCTCGCCCATGGCCGCCACGTCCACCGCGAGGGCGTCTGCCTCCCCGCTCAGAAGCGCGGCCCGCGCCGCGTCCAGGGTGGGGACCCAGCGGAAGGCCACCGCGTTTCCGCCCCCCTCCAGGGGATCCGGCCTCAGCACCACGCACCGCAGCGGCTCCACGCGGCTGCCTCCTACCCGTGGGATTGCAACTCCCGTGCCGTGCACCACTCAGGAAGCCCCGTCCAGCCGGATGTCCGCGGCGCCGATCCACTCGTCCTGGGTCAGGATGACGGCCCGGTGGATCACCGCCTCCAGTTCCCGCACGTTCCCGGGCCACGAGTACTCCAGGAGCTTGCGCAGGGCCGCTTCCCGCAGGCCCCGCACGGGCTTGCCCATCTGTTTCCGGTACTTCTGCACGAAGAACTCCGCGAGCAGGGGCACGTCCTCCACCCGCTCCCGGAGGGGCGGAAGCCGCAGGGTCACCACGTTGAGCCGGTAGTACAGGTCCTCCCGGAAGGTCCCCTCCTGCACCATCCGCACAAGGTCCCGGTTGGTGGCCGCCACCACCCGGCAATCCACCTTGATGGGTCGGGTGCCGCCCACCCGTTCCACCACCCGTTCCTGCAGCACCCGCAGCAGCTTCACCTGCATCCGGGGTGACATCTCACCCACCTCGTCCAGGAAAATGGTGCCCCCATGGGCCTGCTCGAACTTCCCCGGTCGGGAGGTGAGCGCATGGGTGTAGGCACCTTTCTCGTGGCCGAAGATCTCCGTCTCCAGCAGGGTTTCGGGGATGGCGCCGCAGTGCATCACCACCAGCGGCCCGCTGGCTCTGCGGCTCTGCAGGTGGATGGACCGGGCCACCAGCTCCTTGCCTGTGCCGCTCTCACCCACCAGCAGCACCGTGGCGTCCGTGGGAGCCACGATGGAGGCCACCCGCAGGACCTCCAGCATGGCAGGGCTCGTCCCCACCACCCCGTCGAACCGGTACGCCCGAGCTAGATCCGCCTGCAGGCGGGCCCGTTCCTCCCGCAGCCGCCGCTCCTGGGCCAGCTCCAGTACCCGGACGAAGAGCCGCTCCTCCCACCCGGGCCCGGCAAGGAAGTCCAGGGCGCCGTTGCGCACCGCGACCACCGCCTCCTCCACGGTGCCTTCGGGACGCACCACGAGCACCGGGCAACCCGGGAAGGCGGCCACCAGTTCCGGCACCGCCCTCGGATCCACGGTGACCACCACGTGGGCCGAGCCCGGATCCTTCCCCCGGCTCATCAGAACATCCGCCCCCTCCTGCTCCAACCGCACCCCCACGGCCTCCAACAGGCCCTGCCCGTCCACCAGGAGGACGGTGAGGCCCCGCAAGGGGCTCGCGAAGGATTCCGCGGTGCTCGTGATGGCGGCAGCCGGCATCGCGCCCGATCCGTTCCGGTTGCGAGGATCCCAAGGGGACTCGCGTCCGAACATTATGCAAAAACCGTGCCGCAAGTCCGGACGCTACACGGTGAACCGGGCCACGAGCCGCTCCAGCTCCCCGGCCGCCTGCGCCAGGCGTTGAGCGCTTTGGGAGACCTCCCGGGTGCTGCTGGCGATCTGCTCCGTGGCGGCACTCCCCTCCTCCGCGGAGGCGCTGTTCTGCTGCGCCAGTTGCAGCAGCTGCGCCACGATCCCCTCAATCTGCTGGGCGCTCGCCGCCAGCTGCTGGGTGGCCGCGGAGATCCCCTCCACCCGGGCGGTGACATCGTGGACGCTGGCGCGGATCCGCTGGAAGGCCTCCCCGGCCTCGTCCACGAGTTTCACCCCACTCGCCACCTCCCGCGCGCCCTGCTCCATGGTTCGCACAGCCCGCTCCGTCTCCCCCTGGATCTCCTCCAGGATCCCCGCGATCTGCTCTGCTGCCTGCGCGCTCTCCTGCGCCAACTTCCGCACCTCCTCCGCCACCACCGCAAACCCCCGCCCCTGCTCCCCAGCCCGCGCCGCCTCAATGGCCGCGTTCAGCGCCAAAAGATTCGTCTGCGACGCAATCTCCGTGATCAACTTCACGATCCGCCCGATGTTCCGCCCTCGCTCCCCCAGCGCCCCGATCACCCGACCCATCTCCTCCGCGGCCCGTCGGATCTCGCCCATGGCCTGCACGACCCGTTCCACCCGCAGGGCTCCCTCCACCGCGGCCTCCCGGGCCTGCTGGGCCAGGGAGGCCGTACGTCCCGTGTTCTGGGCCACCTCCTCCAAGCTCTGGCTGATCTGTCGCACGGTCTCCGTGGTCTCCGTCACGCTCCGGACCTGCTGCTCCGCCCCACCCGCCACCTGCTGTACCACCCGGCTGATCTCCTCCGCGCTCCGGCTCACCTGCTCGCTGCCTGCGGCCACCTGCTGAGCAGCGCTCGCCACCTCCCCCGCGGTGGCGGCGATCCGGTGGACGAGGGTGAGTAGCTGCTCCGCGGTCTGGTTGAAGCAGTGAGCCACCCGACCGAGCTCGTCCTCCCCCCGCACGGGGATCCGCACCCGAAGGTCTCCGTCCGCCAGGGCCATGAGGGCGGAGCGAACCGCGGCCACCTGGCTCCCTATCCCCCGCGCGGAGAACACCGCCAGTCCCCCGCCCACCACGAACCCGAGCAGCAGCACAGTCCACAGGGCCCTGCGCATCCCCGCGGCGCGGGCCCCGGCGGCGCTCAATTGGGCCCGGGTGGCACTTTCAAAGGCATCCTGCACCTGGCCGATGTACTGTCGGGTCGGCTCCAAGGTGCTGAGCACCGTGGTCCGCGCCCGCTGGAGGGCGGTGTATGTAGGAAGCTCTCCCCGCTCGTACAGCTTCCACACCGCGGTGATCTCCTGCCGCCACCGGTGCACCCCGTCCGCAAATCCGTCCAGCAGCACGACGATCCCCTGTTCGGGTACGAGCTGCTTGGCCTGGGTTGCCCGCGCCACCGCGCGGTTCAGGTTCTCATCCACCGCCTGGGCCAGCTCCCGATAGCTGGCCTGCCAGGTCGGCGTGGCCAGCAGGAGGTAGAAAGCCGAAAGGGCCCGGTACAGGTCCCGGTCCGCCTGGAGCACCAAGGCCAGGGCCGCGGCCCTCCGGTTCCCCAGGGTCTCCAGGTCCCGGTGCACCGTGCCCACGCTCCGCAGCCCTACTAGACCCACCGCAAGCCCCA
Coding sequences within:
- a CDS encoding methyl-accepting chemotaxis protein, with the protein product MEHGWKHRLRVSNWSMRTKLLALAVVPTLLGLAVGLVGLRSVGTVHRDLETLGNRRAAALALVLQADRDLYRALSAFYLLLATPTWQASYRELAQAVDENLNRAVARATQAKQLVPEQGIVVLLDGFADGVHRWRQEITAVWKLYERGELPTYTALQRARTTVLSTLEPTRQYIGQVQDAFESATRAQLSAAGARAAGMRRALWTVLLLGFVVGGGLAVFSARGIGSQVAAVRSALMALADGDLRVRIPVRGEDELGRVAHCFNQTAEQLLTLVHRIAATAGEVASAAQQVAAGSEQVSRSAEEISRVVQQVAGGAEQQVRSVTETTETVRQISQSLEEVAQNTGRTASLAQQAREAAVEGALRVERVVQAMGEIRRAAEEMGRVIGALGERGRNIGRIVKLITEIASQTNLLALNAAIEAARAGEQGRGFAVVAEEVRKLAQESAQAAEQIAGILEEIQGETERAVRTMEQGAREVASGVKLVDEAGEAFQRIRASVHDVTARVEGISAATQQLAASAQQIEGIVAQLLQLAQQNSASAEEGSAATEQIASSTREVSQSAQRLAQAAGELERLVARFTV